In the Sphingobacterium sp. PCS056 genome, GCTCGCCCGAATACAGGTACACCAACACATGCTCAGGTGCTGCATGAATACATTTTTCACTAAAATCTGTAAAACAAGAAAGGAAAATACCCGAATAGCTTATTGTCTTTAATGTATCAGTCTGTTTCATGGTTGACAGTTTATATTAAATGTTCATTAAATAAAGACAAAGTTACACATTCTAAATCATGGGAATATTTCTGTACGGCTCAAAGTTGCTACAGCAGGAGACTTGCAAGTAGAGCAATTGACAGGCAAAGAATTAGTTTTTGTTCTGAAAAAACTTTACAGATGGTGTAATCACAAGAATTGAAGCGGAGCCTTATTGTATGTACTCCATTTTTACTCCAGCTAGGATTGGACTTTTCTAATTTAATGTTCTCAAAAATGTACTATCATCCAGTAGAAAAGAGAGTAATATTTGTACCAAAACACGATGCTTACAAATAGGAGAATTTACATCTTTTCTGGAATTTAATGAATGAAACACAAAACAATAACATTTATAATAAAGGGGGTTAGTTTGGAGCTAACCCCTTTTATTGCGAAGCATTGATGGAGAGCCCGATCTTTTAATAATGCGAAAGACAATTAGTCGCTTTTACGTCGCCGTACTCTCCCCAGGAGCCTACTGGTCAGATAGCTCACGGCCGTACCGACCACGGCCATAAGTGCCGTTTGCAAGAGGTCACTAAAAGAAAAGCTCGCGTAGATGGAACACAGCGTGCCACCGAGCGTACCGATCCGGATATCATTCCCTTTCATCGGAAACCTCCTTTTCTTTCTGCTGCACAATAGACTCATCCGGCGGAGACTCCTCCTCTCCTTTTTTGTCCGGATCATCCAGTACCGTCTCCACTATACCAAGACCCAGTGCGATATATTTGATGATATGCAATGCCTTTCCTGGCAATTTAACAGGTGCTAGCAGGATCACCTGCAAGACCTGACCGATTTTATTGATTATTTTTTTCATTTTGTTTAATGTTAGAGGGTTATGAGGTTAGAAGGTTAACAAATTATGCGGTTAGAAGGTGAGTCAGTTAGAAGGTTAGAAAATGTTACTCTGTCACTAGTTACTCTGTTACTCTGTCACTAGTTACTTTGTTACTCTGTCACTAGTTACTCTGTCACCTGTTAATCCATCACTATACCAATCCCCAAAAGCTGCAGGCTTATCCAATAGGCCTTGTATTACGACTGCGTAATTACACTGATGAAGAGGCGTTAAAAATGAATTTATGTTTGAGTGAAACGAGTTCAAATTCATTTAGCCAATTCAAGGTGAAATAGCATAAAGGAATACAGCCTTGAGTTTTTTGTTTACTTTTTGTGTCAAGACAAAAAGTAAAAGCCTGTCGCGGCTAGAGCGACAACTCCGTTACTTAATATGTAAAAACACTTCCTGATCCATATCCCAAAGTGAATAAACCAGAGACTTCAATTTTGCGAGAGCCTTTTTACTTTCCGCACCGCAACCTTCAGCTGTTAATTTTGTCACAGGAGCGATACAGCCCAAAAGTTCTTTCTGCGCATCATTGGCAGCATGGATCAAGATTGCTTCCCTTCCCAAGACCGCAGGAATACCGATCTGTTCCCCATGTCGGGTATATGTTCTTTTTTCCAGTTTATAAGTACCTACTGGAATACAACTGAGCCGACGCAGATTATTGCGCCAGGGCAGTTCAATCGTATGGCATACCAGCTCACCATCATAGGTCAGGGCGCCATTTGTACCTTGTGCTCCATAAGTCCGTTGGAGATGCAAGATTTGTTTAGTTGACATGTTCTATACTTCATCGTTATCATTAAATAGACAATTTGTTCTGATCAGAAGGAATATATCGGGAGGCAGCGGTTAGTAAAAACCCACCTGCCTCCCGAAAATATCCTTCACGACATCATCACCTTAGATTAAGGCATGATCACCTGACTAATGGTCAGCGCATTATACTGTCCATTGGCCAGCGGATAGTAGGCATTGTTGACCATCTGAAAATAGCCCGTACCTACCAGGACCAATACACTTTTTTCAGGATCAGCTTCAAGCGAAGCCATGAGGTCCACATCCATCGGCTGCATTTCTCCCAGTTTGATGTAAGCAGATCTTCGGATCACAGGACGCTGATCCAATTCATCTCCCGAAAACTCCTGCAGCACCAGCGTATACTGCACATGCGTAGCACCACTCAATTTGGCGATGTGCAGGTTGGGAATCAGCTGCGGGCATGAAAAAAAGCCATCACCGCTAAAACGGTCGTACGTGACTGTAAAGGGTTTTAAAGTGATGGCGCGCAAACTGGATCGTTGATTGCACTCCATGCCATCCAGTAGGACCAGATTTTCAGGGACGATCACCCTTTCCCCGCGAACATTCACCGAATCCATCTGAATAACTTTGAGCAAGCGGCTTGCTAAACGTTGGCTGAATTTATTATCCGAATTTTCAAACAGCACATCGCGCAGCAGTTCACGCAGCTTTTTACCCTCCTGCTGTGACCGGCCAAACTCACTCCCATTCTCACGGGTACGGGCAAATGCCGGATCGTTCGCAATTCGGGCACCCGAAACACCGGTTTTCATCCGCGCTTGGTAACCCACACTTTTTGATTTGTAAAAGGAAAGATCCCCGATCGTTCCATTTAACTTGATTAAACTTTCTACTCTTGCCATGACTTTATTGTTTTGACACTACGAAGATGGCCATCCATCCAAGAGCAGTAGGTCCAAAAGTGGAGATAAGCGGAAATATGGGGAATAATGATACCATTTTACTTCATCTCAGGCGATAAAAATCTAAATCATCAGGAATAAAACTGAATTCTATAGGAAAAACTTATTTTAGTACATGAATAACCAATAACAGCATTTTTCTGGAGAGGAATTAAACCTGATTTGCAAAATTAAAGCGCCATACCACATCGGTCAAGTAGATGTTAGGCATCGATAAAGCATGGCATATGCATATATAAAGCATAGATAGTGCATAGATAGAGTATTAAAACAGGGTGTTTGATACACTTACCACGCACTTACTATACACTTATGCTATTTCAATACCGCACATAGGCAAACAAGCTTTACCCATACGGTATCAATGCTTGATACTTGCCTAGCAGACGGTTTGATAGGGAATGTCTGTCTATGGTACCACACCATCCATATTCATTCACCACGATGATCTGGTCAACAGATTGTCCCTCAAGAGTAAACTTAAAATGAAAAATAAATATCGTCTATGTATCTATCCCAAAGAGGCGGCAGCGATCTTGGGACGCACCGAAAAGCACACCTATAAAATCTTTCAGGCTATCCGTGACTGCTACGGACTGAAATCCAATCAGTATGTCAGCATCAGCATATTTGCCGATTATACCGGATTGCCCGAAGAAGAAATCAGAAAGCTCCTGCTTTAACTGATTCCATTAGAAACAGCTGGAGAGGACTGTTTCTATCGGCTGAGATCAAACTTATATAGCATATTATTTCCTTATCGCTATCCACCTATCCCAATCATCATTTGAAAAAATAGGGCAACATAAAAGAAAAAGTGACTGACAATACATCTTTTCAACCCAAAAAGCTCAATTAAATGATCACCTAAGATCTAATAAAAATACGAAATAAATAAAACAAGCACGTATAAACGATTATTTTTAAATTTTAAGTTTATTTATAAGTATATTTAGGATTAATTCAATTTTAACCAAAACATATACTAATGAATAAACCAAATGATGAGCAGAAGTTTTATACATTTTTAAGTACGCATAATCCTATAGGACCACAATTATGGGAAGATATTCGAGCAATAATAGAGGTCAAAACAATCAAAAAGAAACGGTATTTAACTGCTGAACAATTTGATATGCATTTCATACTGGATGGTATGATCATCAAGCGTATTGAAAATGCCCGCGAACCATACGAAGAAGTCGTGGATTTTGTCAGTACCAACCAGTTGATCTACCATATTGAAAAGATGGATCATAGCAGTTTTGAGGCCGATATCGACTCGACCGTCATCTTGATCAGGAACAGTAAACTGTCAAAACTCTTGGAAAAACACCCTATATTTCTCCATCATCTGGAACATTTCTTTGGAGAGGTATTGTTAAGACGCAGTTACCGAGGCAAGCTTATTAACCTCACCGCCAGAGAACGGATCTTGAAATTCAAAGAGGATTATCCCGAAGCGTACAAATATTGCAGTGTCAATGACAAGAGTTCCTTTTTAGGAATGACTGCGGCATATTATAGCAGTATTAACATTTAAAAGATACTCAGCTATTAGCGCTATTCAGATTGATCAGCCACGAATTTCATCAATCTGAATAGCAAAATAGACTCACGTTAAGGATTATCAATTCATCACTTGCAAGAAATTTAAAGATTTATTTCATCAAATTTAATGAAGCAAATCTCAAAATTTCATGTTGCATATCTCGAATCTTAAAGATTCAAACCACCCCCTCTGGCTCTAACTTTACTTTAGTTGATCGGTACAATAATTACGGATGTCTCCTCTCCCATTGGTGGTTAGCAGATTGATCAAAATAAAAGATGCAATGGGTGGACGCCAACGAGAGCGATACCCATATGAAACAAGCAGAACC is a window encoding:
- a CDS encoding DUF5675 family protein, whose translation is MSTKQILHLQRTYGAQGTNGALTYDGELVCHTIELPWRNNLRRLSCIPVGTYKLEKRTYTRHGEQIGIPAVLGREAILIHAANDAQKELLGCIAPVTKLTAEGCGAESKKALAKLKSLVYSLWDMDQEVFLHIK